The Arachis hypogaea cultivar Tifrunner chromosome 19, arahy.Tifrunner.gnm2.J5K5, whole genome shotgun sequence genome has a window encoding:
- the LOC112778353 gene encoding 26S proteasome non-ATPase regulatory subunit 12 homolog A-like yields MTIRLLAVSSKLCMSVLPVSPPTSISSTSTHHKIYVEIERARLAKKLAKIKEEQGLIAEAVDLMQEITVETFGAMAKTEKIAFVLEQVRLCLDRQDYVRAQILSRKISTRVFDADASKEKKKPKEGDNVVEEAPADIPSLPKLKRIYYELMIR; encoded by the exons ATGACGATAC GTCTACTCGCCGTCTCCTCTAAGCTGTGCATGAGCGTCCTGCCAGTGTCGCCTCCAACCTCTATCAGCTCTACCAGCACCCATCACAAG ATATATGTTGAGATTGAGAGAGCTCGATTGGCCAAGAAACTTGCCAAGATTAAGGAGGAACAAGGGCTTATAGCTGAAGCTGTTGATTTGATGCAAGAAATTACG GTGGAAACTTTTGGTGCCATGGCAAAAACTGAGAAAATTGCTTTCGTTCTTGAACAA GTTCGTTTGTGCCTAGACCGTCAAGATTATGTTCGTGCACAAATACTTTCAAGAAAAATTAGTACGAGAGTATTTGATGCTGATGcttcaaaggaaaagaaaaaacctAAAGAAGGTGATAATGTTGTTGAAGAAGCTCCTGCTGATATACCATCTCTACCAAAGTTGAAGCGGATCTATTACGAATTAATGATTCGGTAA